The following proteins are co-located in the Chaetodon auriga isolate fChaAug3 chromosome 23, fChaAug3.hap1, whole genome shotgun sequence genome:
- the LOC143316295 gene encoding adhesion G-protein coupled receptor G7-like, translating to MFGSCRSLLASVLFILESLGPPQYSSSYYTHYYYYYYYYYYHYSSSSYHYSPSSSSYSHYSSYYSSSSYNYSPSHYSFPSSAGKPRASTRCLTESGSRRFEPPRQFQCDQTLSDIQQNLTSLADLESLATSTQILTSNPEELTAENITAAARIVNTLLLSPNATESVRVAAVATVSQLLNASAPDDSAENNTTLGLTVTLDQLAVNLSLTLDTSQSQVVQPNLVVQSAQIPAADTQGVQFTSLSGLSGSFVADRIQLNTNTSAVDLENGFIADALIYMRFPPEAARGRQKPSNVSVGFVLYQNDRFFRSRLYRKQRATVRVLSASVRGQEGSVEPPHVEMLFRPTMVNDTTLYDFACVFWNYSLEDWSTDGCSKGNASDGFMTCFCNHTTNFAALWSFREKYEYAEALDWISITGLSVSILGLVLTIIYHVTEKLHRSAKMPLLCTCVSLLAFIITFLSGVQNSSRQNDAPVENAETNSIPDSDEHVEPDRGSCSAVTALLHFFLLATFTWNSLYGTQLVLLVRTMRSHLPPYWRTVSLAVGWGVPAIIMAVTLGATYRVDNPLGYRQEEFCWLAALDKDKQFDFGKPMFWGFLLPVGLILIYNGVLLVLVSLTTCKTDSNLKSSSHLSLGKKFLISLSLAVLLGLSWTLGYLVLVTTGQTHLAFSIIFCICTTTQGLQIFILFTARTQNFRATVRRSVRHISSIHFRFSSRTYSLSKHSGMTTNCGLYRDLEDQQQSNTISLEPVSSSK from the exons ATGTTTGGCTCCTGCAGGAGTCTGCTGGCATCCGTCCTCTTCATCCTCGAATCTTTGGGTCCTCCTCAG TACTCCTCCTCCTACTACAcccactactactactactactactactactactaccactactcgTCCTCCTCCTACCACtactcaccctcctcctcctcctactcccaCTACTCTTCCtactactcctcctcctcctacaaCTACTCCCCCTCCCACtactccttcccctcctctg CTGGCAAACCGCGGGCTTCGACCAGATGTTTAACTGAGAGCGGATCGCGGCGATTCGAGCCTCCACGACAATTCCAGTGTGACCAGACGCTCAGCGACATCCAGCAGAAC cTCACCAGCCTCGCTGATTTAGAGTCGCTGGCGACCAGCACTCAAATTCTGACCTCCAATCCTGAAGAGCTGACGGctgaaaacattacagcagcagctcggATTGTCAACACCCTGCTGTTGTCTCCGAACGCCACGGAG AGCGTCAGGGTGGCGGCGGTAGCGACAGTCAGCCAGCTGCTGAACGCCAGCGCTCCAGACGACAGCGCAGAAAACAACACCACTCTGGG CCTCACGGTGACCCTGGACCAGCTCGCTGTGAACCTCAGCCTCACCCTCGACACGTCTCAGTCTCAGGTGGTTCAACCCAACCTGGTGGTCCAGTCGGCACAGATCCCTGCTGCAGACACTCAGGGAGTCCAGTTCACCTCTCTCTCAG GACTGTCTGGCAGCTTCGTTGCTGACCGGATTCAGCTGAACACCAACACGTCGGCTGTTGACCTGGAAAACGGCTTCATAGCCGACGCCCTGATTTACATGCGATTCCCACCAG AGGCCGCCAGAGGTCGTCAGAAGCCGTCGAACGTCTCTGTGGGTTTCGTCCTCTACCAGAACGACCGCTTCTTCAGGTCCAGGCTCTACAGAAAACAACGGGCCACCGTCAGGGTCCTGTCGGCCAGCGTCCGAGGTCAGGAGGGCAGCGTGGAGCCGCCACACGTGGAGATGCTGTTCAGACCCACT ATGGTGAATGATACCACGCTGTACGACTTCGCCTGCGTGTTCTGGAACTACAGTCTGGAGGACTGGAGCACTGACGGCTGCTCGAAAGGAAACGCTTCAGACGGGTTTATGACATGTTTCTGCAACCACACCACCAACTTCGCTGCTCTGTGG tctttcagagagaaatatgaaTATGCAGAAGCTCTGGACTGGATCTCCATCACTGGactttctgtttctattctggGTTTGGTTCTAACGATCATTTACCACGTTACAGAGAA ACTTCACAGGAGTGCCAAGATGCCTCTGCTGTGTACCTGCGTCAGCCTTCTGGccttcatcatcaccttccTCTCCGGAGTGCAAAACTCCAGCAGACAGAACGACGCTCCAGTGGAGAACGCTGAAACCAACTCCATCCCAGACTCTGACGAGCACGTAGAGCCGGACCGAGGCTCGTGCTCGGCGGTGACTGCTCTGCTTCACTTCTTCCTGTTGGCCACCTTCACGTGGAACAGCCTGTACGGTACccagctggtgctgctggtccGGACCATGCGCAGCCATCTCCCTCCATACTGGAGGACTGTCAGCCTGGCTGTGGGATGGG gagTCCCGGCCATCATCATGGCGGTCACGCTGGGCGCCACCTACAGAGTGGACAATCCTCTGGGATACAGACAGGAGGAATT TTGCTGGCTCGCAGCTCTGGATAAGGACAAACAGTTCGACTTTGGGAAGCCGATGTTCTGGGGTTTCCTCCTTCCAGTCGGTCTGATCCTGATCTACAACGGTGTTCTGCTGGTTCTGGTCTCGCTGACGACATGCAAGACAGACTCCAACCTGAAAAG ctcCAGTCATTTGTCTCTCGGGAAGAAGTTCCTCATCAGCTTGTCTCTGGCGGTCTTACTGGGTCTGTCCTGGACTCTGGGGTACCTGGTGCTCGTCACGACAGGACAAACCCACCTGGCCTTCAGCATCATCTTCTGCATCTGTACGACCACACAG GGCCTCCAGattttcatcctcttcacaGCCAGAACACAGAACTTCAGAGCCACCGTGAGACGCTCTGTTCGCCACATCTCGTCCATCCACTTCCgtttcagcagcagaacatACAGTCTGTCGAAGCACTCGGGGATGACGACCAACTGTGGGCTCTACAGAGATCTCGAGGACCAGCAGCAGTCCAACACAATCAGCCTGGAGCCGGTCTCATCCTCAAAATGA
- the LOC143316296 gene encoding adhesion G-protein coupled receptor G7-like has product MGASSSWASVSVLMIGRDSPAQKPEYRLYRSGKPRASTRCLIESGSWRFEPPRQFQCDQTLSDIQQNLTSLADLESLATSTQILTSNPEELTAENITAAARIVNTLLLSPNTTESVRVAAVATVSQLLNASAPDDSAENNTTLGLTVTLDQFAVNLSLTLDTSQSQVVQPNLVVQSAQIPAADTQGVQFTSLSGLSGSFVADRIQLNTNTSAVDLENGFIADALIYMRFPPEAARGRQKPSNVSVGFVLYQNDRFFRSRLYRKQRATVRVLSASVRGQEGSVEPPHVEMLFRPTMVNDTTLYDFACVFWNYSLEDWSTDGCSKGNASDGFMTCFCNHTTNFAALWSFREKYEYAEALDWISITGLSVSILGLVLTIIYHVTEKLRRSTTMPLLCTCVSLLAFIITFLSGVQNSSRQNDAPVENAETNSIPDSDEHVEPDRGSCSAVTALLHFFLLATFTWNSLYGTQLVLLVRTMRSHLPPYWRTVSLAVGWGVPAIIMAVTLGATYRVDNPLGYRQEEFCWLAALDKDKQFDFGKPMFWGFLLPVGLILIYNGVLLVLVSLTTCKTDSNLKSSSHLFLWKKFLISFSLAVLLGLSWTLGYLVLVTTGQTHLAFSIIFCICTTTQGLQIFILFTARTQNFRATMRCSVDYVSQSAAEWMFSIDVKLSPS; this is encoded by the exons ATGGGGGCGTCGTCCTCGTGGGCGTCTGTATCTGTCCTGATGATTGGACGGGACTCACCTGCTCAGAAG CCAGAGTACCGACTGTACAGAT CTGGGAAACCGCGGGCTTCGACCAGATGTTTAATCGAGAGCGGATCGTGGCGATTCGAGCCTCCACGACAATTCCAGTGTGACCAGACGCTCAGCGACATCCAGCAGAAC cTCACCAGCCTCGCTGATTTAGAGTCGCTGGCGACCAGCACTCAAATTCTGACCTCCAATCCTGAAGAGCTGACGGctgaaaacattacagcagcagctcggATTGTCAACACCCTGCTGTTGTCTCCGAACACCACGGAG AGCGTCAGGGTGGCGGCGGTAGCGACAGTCAGCCAGCTGCTGAACGCCAGCGCTCCAGACGACAGCGCAGAAAACAACACCACTCTGGG CCTCACGGTGACCCTGGACCAGTTCGCTGTGAACCTCAGCCTCACCCTCGACACGTCTCAGTCTCAGGTGGTTCAACCCAACCTGGTGGTCCAGTCGGCACAGATCCCTGCTGCAGACACTCAGGGAGTCCAGTTCACCTCTCTCTCAG GACTGTCTGGCAGCTTCGTTGCCGACCGGATTCAGCTGAACACCAACACGTCGGCTGTTGACCTGGAAAACGGCTTCATAGCTGACGCCCTGATTTACATGCGATTCCCACCAG AGGCCGCCAGAGGTCGTCAGAAGCCGTCGAATGTCTCTGTGGGTTTCGTCCTCTACCAGAACGACCGCTTCTTCAGGTCCAGGCTCTACAGAAAACAACGGGCCACCGTCAGGGTCCTGTCGGCCAGCGTCCGAGGTCAGGAGGGCAGCGTGGAGCCGCCACACGTGGAGATGCTGTTCAGACCCACT ATGGTGAATGATACCACGCTGTACGACTTCGCCTGCGTGTTCTGGAACTACAGTCTGGAGGACTGGAGCACTGACGGCTGCTCGAAAGGAAACGCTTCAGACGGGTTTATGACATGTTTCTGCAACCACACCACCAACTTCGCTGCTCTGTGG tctttcagagagaaatatgaaTATGCAGAAGCTCTGGACTGGATCTCCATCACTGGactttctgtttctattctggGTTTGGTTCTAACGATCATTTACCACGTTACAGAGAA ACTTCGCAGGAGCACCACTATGCCTCTGCTGTGTACCTGCGTCAGCCTTCTGGccttcatcatcaccttccTCTCCGGAGTGCAAAACTCCAGCAGACAGAACGACGCTCCAGTGGAGAACGCTGAAACCAACTCCATCCCAGACTCTGACGAGCACGTAGAGCCGGACCGAGGCTCGTGCTCGGCGGTGACTGCTCTGCTTCACTTCTTCCTGTTGGCCACCTTCACGTGGAACAGCCTGTACGGTACccagctggtgctgctggtccGGACCATGCGCAGCCATCTCCCTCCATACTGGAGGACTGTCAGCCTGGCTGTGGGATGGG gagTCCCGGCCATCATCATGGCGGTCACGCTGGGCGCCACCTACAGAGTGGACAATCCTCTGGGATACAGACAGGAGGAATT TTGCTGGCTCGCAGCTCTGGATAAGGACAAACAGTTCGACTTTGGGAAGCCGATGTTCTGGGGTTTCCTCCTTCCAGTCGGTCTGATCCTGATCTACAACGGTGTTCTGCTGGTTCTGGTCTCGCTGACGACATGCAAGACAGACTCCAACCTGAAAAG ctcCAGTCATTTGTTTCTCTGGAAGAAGTTCCTCATCAGCTTTTCTCTGGCGGTCTTACTGGGTCTGTCCTGGACTCTGGGGTACCTGGTGCTCGTCACGACAGGACAAACCCACCTGGCCTTCAGCATCATCTTCTGCATCTGTACGACCACACAG GGCCTCCAGattttcatcctcttcacaGCCAGAACACAGAACTTCAGAGCCACCATGAGATGCTCTGTCGACTACGTTTCCCAGAGTGCAGCAGAATGGATGTTTTCTATAGATGTAAAACTGTCACCAAGTTGA